The nucleotide window tTGGAATATATGGATGGAGGCTCCTTAGCTGATGTGGTCAGCATGAGAAGGATGGCTGCAGGACACATAGCAACAGTGTGTCGGGAGGTAAGGGGTCCCCTTTGTGCTTGGGATGGCTTGGATGGGCTCGTCCTTGGAAAGCGCGGCTAAAGCAGAGATTCCATGTTCAGAGCTTTCTTTCTGGGTTGCTCTtatgcttcagagaagaaggagcatctgcacagaactgcctaccagtgtccctgccattACTGTAGGCTGTTCTTTACTCTTATCTACCGTTGTTGAACTCcctgtctctttttcattttaattttctgttctgccctGTGCCTCTCCAAGCCTTTACCCAGAACCTTTCTGTATTGCCTCCTTGGCCTGTAAGCACAAAGGCGCTGGTGTGCGAGTTTAAAACAAATGGCAAAGCCAAAGACAGACTCATCTGTCACAGGTCTCCAGTTCAAAGGATGGCATGGCAGCCACCTTGGTGCTTTCTGCTGAACTCTGACAAATGAGCTACTTCCAAGCCTTCTCTTAAGGCAGCCATGTAACCCCTGTCCTCCAGTCTCTAGCCCAACAGTGATCCCCTTGGTGCCCAAGGCAGggactttttctcttttggcaaAGCCTGGATTGTCCTCCGGAGGGGGAGAGTTCATCTGCTGCAGCAGCGGTCATCTTACTGGCTTTGCAGGGGACTGTCTTGGACAACGACTGACGTTTCCCCCTCAAAAGCTAACATGCCTCCTTTGGAAAGATCCTGCTCTCCTAGAGTTGCAGCTACAAGCTCTTCCCCTTGCCAGCACTCACTTATCCTTTGAGATCTGGGAAtcttcaggagcagcctcctttTGTGAGTGATGTGATCAGATCagggtaacttttggcctcccgtttcttttttctctcgtAGTGCCTGCAAGGCTTGGCTTTCCTTCATGCCAACCAGGTGAtccacagagacatcaaaaGTGATAACATCCTTCTGGGCCGGGATGGCTCCGTCAAGTTGGGTGGGTATTCCCAGTCAGGcgcagctctccagggaggcGGTGTGGGGCTGCTTGGGAGTGGCTGCCGGGTGCCAGCAGttggtgctggtgagagggcagggagcactctGCAAGGCCAGGGTGCAGCTGTAAGGTGCTGAGTGGTCTAGAGAGAAACAAGGTGTCAAGAGTAactttggtttgtgtgtgttcctTCCAAAGGGAGGCAGTTACAGTGTAAACATTCAGGGGAATGAGGAAAAGCCACTATGGAAATTGTGGGTGGGGTTTTCACGTGGACAACCATACCCTTGCGGGCAGATActtggctgcagccctgaggaaggagagcccagctgcttttccagcttcatTCAGCACTGCATTCTGAGAGTGAGGAACTCTTTTCCCTGATTTCCTACTTGAAGcagtatttgtttttctcctcagctgattttggcctctgtgctctgctcagccctgagcagaggaaaCGGAGGTCGATGGTCGGGACCCCCTGCTGGATGGCACCCGAGGTGGTGAGAGGAGAGCCATacggccccaaagtggacaccTGGTCCCTTGGCATCGTGGGAATAGAAATGGCCAAAGGAGAGGCTCCTTATATTCGGGAAACCAGTGACAGGGTAAGGTGCAAAGAGGCTCAGATAGCTGTGCCCGTCTGGTCCCTGTCCATTAGACAAAATCCCATTCGCACAGCTTGAAGTGGCTTCCACCAGGGCCCAATTCTAAAACTGCCCCTGGGGCTCACATCAGCTGTGGAGGCAAGACGTGGTGCAGCATGGAatagctggggctgcactgggacctTTCTTCCTTTGGGAGAGAAGGCTCATCTCTAACCGTCTGCTAAGGCAAGAACTTGCCACTGCCGACTGGAGCTGAAAAGATGGGGTCGAGGTGAGCCCTGAAGGATATGGAAGAATCACGTAGAGtctcatgtttccttttgcttcaggcTAACTACCTGATAGCCAAGCGAGGGGTGCCAAATCTGCACAATCTCAGGCTAGCCCCTGGCTTGTGTGAatttctgggctgctgcctgcagatggaTGTGGACAGGCGAGGCTCTGCCAAGGAACTTCTGCAGGTACAAGGCAAAGGGGCTGCAGGACAAACAGCTGTTCCTCTTTGCTCCTTGGCCACACTCCAGGGAATCAGATGGGCCCCCCATGTAGTAACCTCCACTCTGGGTGCTTTTCAAATGGAAACCAAGTAGGATCCAAGAGTGCTTGAGGTTAGGAGGGACCAGTGAAGGTCACCTACTCCAAAACCCCAGCCACCAGCAAGGACATCTCCAAgcagatcaggttgctcagtgtCCCATCCAAGCGGACCTTGAATGTTGCCGGGCTTggggctcctcccagctctctgggcagcctgtgccagtatTCTAGCACTCTCCTGGTATACAGTTTCTTCCTTGGAGCCAATCACAAATGAGGGGTTTTTAGGTTAAAAGCATTGCCTCTTATCCTCTTGCAATTGGCCCTGCTACAAGAtatgtccccatctttcttagaAGCCTCTACCACTATTgaaaggtctccttggagcttgctcttctccaggctaaacaagcccaactctcacagctgttcctcagaggaGAACTCCCACCTTCTGGTCATTTCTGTGGCCCTCTTTTGCTCTCGGCTGCTGCATTCAGGTTTACCTGGCAGCAAAGGAACTGAAGTATTGCAATGCCAGGGACAGGGGGCTTGAGGAACACAATGAAAGCAATCCCTGCCAAGTGGTTTTAGACTGATCTGTAAAAAGGCAGGGGCTTTGCGGGGGCTCACTGGGGGCATCCGAGGGCACCCAgcttgtccctcccagcccactcttagaggtttctgccagccaaacggggacagctgtgcaggatttgTGCCAGCCCCATGTGCTGCCTGGCCCAGTCAAGACGATGAGAAcggctgtggctttgctgccaggttTTGTGGCAGACAAGGAGCTGGTGACCGGGCCGCTTccttgcctgtgcctgctgtgaagGAAGATGCCAGCCAGCACAAGAGGGAGAGGCATGCCGAGGCAGACACCGCTCTTCCTgcaagccagagctgagcacatctGCGCCCTGCTGCTTGTGTCCTTGCTCCTGGCTTGCTCCTGAAAACCTGCATGTCCAGCATCCTGAGAACAACATGTGGGATCAATACTTTTCAGAGCTCTTGGGAGTCTCTTGAGGAATGCTGTATGCCCCACATCTCCCTTGGACACCCATATAGCCCATATCTCAAATAGCAAAGAGGAGGATAAGAATAAGTCTGTTGACTTTcctgaaaggaacaaaacctttgGAAAGCAAGCAGCAATCCCACAGTGATATCAGGACTAAAATCCCAGCAAGTGATGACACCTTGAAGAATGGACTAGTGCACTTCAGGGCCATGTTTCCTGCTATAGCAGCATCCTGGACATGAAGGCAGATAAGCTGATGGTGCCCTCAGTCCGATGTTTGTGTATTTCTGGGCACTAGAGGAACCCAGCTTGACCCTGTTAGGAGCTGAGATTGGAAAAGAAtggttgcttttttctttgtctcttttaatttgggttgttttgtttctttttccctttgggcaGCATCCATTTCTCCAATCAGCGGAGCCTCTCTTAAGCCTCTTCTGACAGGCTGATTGCTGTCATCCCTGCAGCAAGGTAATGCAGGAAGCAAAGGTGATGACAAGGCCACTTCAGCACTTGGAGAAcagagcctctgagagcaggtagaaatcctgaggagagaggggccaggaaacaggcagccatcagagcaggaaagcaaggtggcatctccttttcccccacctGCTGATCCTccatctgaatttctgcttggGACAGCATTGCTGGAGGGCACAAAGTCACTCATGATGAGCACTTTTCAGGTGGGTGGTGTGAGGCATGAAGCTtccactgattttttggggcagcctggctggaactTCATGTGGAAGTGTCTTCCTCCCCTCACTAGGAGCCGGAAGGGCAGCGTTTGGATGCACAGCAGCGGCTGGCACAAGGGGCAAACTTCCTTGCAGAGgtacaga belongs to Haemorhous mexicanus isolate bHaeMex1 chromosome Z, bHaeMex1.pri, whole genome shotgun sequence and includes:
- the LOC132322479 gene encoding serine/threonine-protein kinase PAK 3-like; the encoded protein is MEKSHQENMERMRKVLLQYKLAELKQKEAGCAIKAAAAAASSEAASSPQPENRSMSSSPRWSQEREKQFLKLLRHVVSVGDPEKKYARWKRIGSGGFGTVYKAVNAATGQAVAVKQLNLQHQGCEEVLKEILVMRENKNPNIVTYFESYLVNEAVLLVLEYMDGGSLADVVSMRRMAAGHIATVCRECLQGLAFLHANQVIHRDIKSDNILLGRDGSVKLADFGLCALLSPEQRKRRSMVGTPCWMAPEVVRGEPYGPKVDTWSLGIVGIEMAKGEAPYIRETSDRANYLIAKRGVPNLHNLRLAPGLCEFLGCCLQMDVDRRGSAKELLQHPFLQSAEPLLSLF